The Capsicum annuum cultivar UCD-10X-F1 chromosome 1, UCD10Xv1.1, whole genome shotgun sequence sequence aaaatagaatagaacgtatgtttgaaatcagacttttcagatgttgaaactagaaaaaaaatgcATGATCCAGAACaagataaaattgggcataaagagagattaggtggttccccgaagaaggcatgagtttagacaactcattgcccgaaatcgtgatttgccgatccgggtatattatactacgctggcctagtgccgtgtggcgtatcaaaattacaaactccaacccttgagtcATACTCGGGTTGGGgacttccccgccgagtcaatggcggattccatacgGCCTGTGGAAttttagacttgtaggggtgtaccacctaactcagaattaATACGAAGACCAGAAACTACATTGTCAAGAATGATTTATAAATTTCAgaaaggtgcccatgtgttttgaaaactatttcaTGTATGATTTTTTGACCAATTGCTCtccaactctctctctctctctatatatataagctttattttggattactttgcgtaccagtacatctggtGAGCAgtagattttatcagacagagttgcagtgtccagttggtgagccttctttattccagaaggcctgtttgctttcagacaactattattagatatagttttggtctactgggggccttgtccgagtttttttttagattttgtgaGTGATCaggtagtagagatttcgcagacggttttcaaATGTTGCTAGATGGTTTCGGATTGTCCTTTTCTATTATCGAATTTATATTAGATATATGACCATGGTTCCGTTGTATTTAGTATTTCCgcatttcttttgatatatgattGATGTGCATGATATCCAGATATAGAAGAGCATTTCGGgtctttatggttcgggatgctcgtcacaactagggccccggttcgggttgtgacaacaACCCATTGTTTGATGTAGATGTTTTCTGTGGATAGGGAGACTGATGGATTTCTAGGACTTCCGGGCCGTGTGTACCGGAAAAAGTTGTCAGAATGGACTCCAAATGTGCAGTATTATTCCAGTAGAGAGTTCCCTCGTCTTAATCACGCCCTGCATTGCAATGTTCGAGGGACTTTGGCATTACCAGTATTTGAAACATATGGCCAGTCTTGTGTTGGTGTGCTGGAGCTCATAATGATCTCCCAGAAAATCAACTATGCTCCTGAAGTTGATAAAGTAGGCAAAGCACTCGAGGTTGGTTTTTATCATTTCTATTACATAGCTCTCTGACTAGTTGGTATATCTCTCACCGGAACTTGATAACTTGTTTGCTGCACCAATTCTGTGTTATCTAAATGCTACAGTTATCTATTACTCTTATCATACTCGCTAACGTCTGAGGTTATATTCATCGTTCAAAGAGGTGGCAAATTTTCATAAGTTTCAGTAAGTGCTACCATATTGCTACCATCATTCTATTCTTCTTATGGAAGAAGAATATCTTGTCAAAAAAGTCACTAATATGAACAGCTGAATGTGGTGGTTTTTGAAACTGTTTTCTTGCTTTTGATTGATGTGTATTGGTGAAAAAATCTTAACTGGACGATCAACAAGCCCCTGTCTGAGTTTTTTGGAGAGTCTGAATGAATAACCAATGACAATTTTAATCAAGTGCATGATGTGATTTAGAACGAGTATCTTGTGATCTGTAACTATCAACTATAAAGCTATGTCCGTATTTGTAGCTAGAAAATAGAACCCCGGACTGGGTGGGATGTTTCTATCTTGTGGTGAGAAAACGCTAGTGAGGAACTGCTGAATGTTGCTATTAGTTTATGgagtaataatttttttgttgttgacaTTTTGCGACTCTGTTACATGTGGTCTGATGAACTGGAGGAATTCTCCCTGTTTAAGATCTCAACTGTCTTTTGCTTCCATATGCATGCAATGGATTACTTTCTCTCATGCTGTGATTTGATATTTTGCTGGTTCATGAAGGTGCATTAGTGTGTGTTCTCTTCGATGCATGGGCTATCAAATTATCAGCTGGTGTTGATTCAACTACTTTAATATGTGCTTGTGTAGTTACTAAGAAGTTTTTATCAGTAAGATTGCATCGTCATATAAACCAGTAGCATAAATTTTTTCATCCCTTTTTCTATATTGAAGTTGAGGTTAAAAAAAATCAGTTTTGTTAAGTGATAAGCGAGGTTCAAACCCCTAACATCAATGAGAGAAATGGCAATTGTCTCATcacaattcaacaacaacaacctaccagtatattctcacaaagtggaGTTTGGGAGGGAAAGAGTACACGCAATCCGtatcactacctcagaggtgaggtagagaaggtagagaggttgtttgtGCCTCATCACAATACATACTAGTAAAATTGTCCAATAAATCAAATGTTATGTTAGATGACATCTCTTCATCCCACATGCCTCCACCCTACTCATGAAATGCAAGAAACAGGCATTTCCATATATCCCAGAGAGAACATGTTGAATATATACAAATTTCTCAAAAGAGAGTTGaactataaatataattttcCTTTTTAGATTGGTAGGTCAAACTAGGGGTCGGTGTACATATTAGTAACGGGAACTGAACCAAAGTACTTCCATTTTCAAGGTTGAATTCGTTTCTCAAATTCGATAGGGAGCTAAACTATCCTACATCCTCCATTCATGAACTGATACTCTAGTCCATGACTTCAAGATGTACTAATACCAGTCACATGATCATATTATCCTTGTCCAAAGGGAGTAATTGGGTGAGTACTATAGACCTCTCTAGCTCCAATAGATACAACTAGAAAGAATCCCTAAATACACAGCCTTAACATTTTTTCTCTAAAaggattagtttttttttttttttgttagactAACTTGGGTCCAAATTCCAAAAATATCACAATACATAGTTGATAGTATGACACATACAGATAGAGGCGTCTACCTTTAGTTTAAAGAGTTCCTTCACATGCGCGTAATACTGTTCTATATTTGAAATACATAACAAACAGAATTTGAAAGCACTTGACAAGAAAGTAGTCTTACAAGTTATTTGTTACTCGATTGTTTTGATATAAGTTTTTCCCTGCTTTCTTTTGCAGTATTATTTGTCCCTTGAAAAAGGACAAACTAGGCTTTCAATGTAGATTTTCAAAGCATGATTGCTTTCACGGTTAGTAACATTTGTATATCTGAGTGAATCATCTTTTGAATTGTATATCATGAACTCTGATCGAACCAAGAACAACATTTCACCTTTATTTGACACAAAAAGAGGCCAAAAAAATTTATCATCATTTGGATACCTGATGGTATGCTTCTTTATCCAAGATTGTTTAACCCCATACTCCTTCATTACCCAAATGCAAAATTGAGTTTCCTTGTAATCAGTATAGACACAAAGATTACTTCCCAACTTCCACAGAAATGATTCAGTCTCTCCTACTCCATAGGAGGAGGGCTTCTCCACCTTATTCCATTTCTCATTAGCTATATCAAAggaaacaatatttttatttctgCCCATATCCCAATGAAGCTTCCCATCCACAATCAAGCCGAGAGAGTTCAAAGTGTCCTCATAAAAACCACCACTGTTTTTGATAAAGAATGACTCCCCACAATACTCAACACTATTCCAAGAGTCACTCTTTAGACTATATACTTTGACTTCAACGTCATCAACAAAATCATTagtataattataaaaaatacacACTACCTTATAATCATGATGGAGCTCATCATACCCAAAACCATATACGGGATCGTAATAAGGCTCTTCCCGCCTAGGTCTAAATTCAGGCAAATTCTTGTGTTTTCTAATTGTTGGATTCCATAGAACCAAATATTTAATGGACCTGTTGGCAAGTAAAATCAACCCATTGCAACCTCCCACAATATTGAGCTTATAACTGTCGTCTTCAATGGGATAACTCAAGTCAACAGCCCGAGTAACAGAGTCATTAAATAAAGATGCAACAGGACATCCTTTGAAACACCACTTATCTCCAAAATCGAGatcattcaaaataatcaaatgGAGCATCTCTTCCTTATCGGCTGATAAACTGAGATGGGTGTCGATAAATTCAAGGCTAGAGATTAAAGTAAGCCAAGATTTCGAAACAGACCTGAACTTCAACAGAGACTTTACAGGAAGCCTGAAGAGGATTTCAGTGATGATTTCTGGTGGCAGAATACACAATGAATCTGCTGGAAATTGAGTAACATCGGAGGAGCCTTTTTCAACTTCCATTTCTATATTTGTCTCTTAAGGGTTTGCACACAGAGCCACAAATGACCATTTATATACACTCCCAACACCAAC is a genomic window containing:
- the LOC107863900 gene encoding F-box/kelch-repeat protein At3g23880, whose translation is MEVEKGSSDVTQFPADSLCILPPEIITEILFRLPVKSLLKFRSVSKSWLTLISSLEFIDTHLSLSADKEEMLHLIILNDLDFGDKWCFKGCPVASLFNDSVTRAVDLSYPIEDDSYKLNIVGGCNGLILLANRSIKYLVLWNPTIRKHKNLPEFRPRREEPYYDPVYGFGYDELHHDYKVVCIFYNYTNDFVDDVEVKVYSLKSDSWNSVEYCGESFFIKNSGGFYEDTLNSLGLIVDGKLHWDMGRNKNIVSFDIANEKWNKVEKPSSYGVGETESFLWKLGSNLCVYTDYKETQFCIWVMKEYGVKQSWIKKHTIRYPNDDKFFWPLFVSNKGEMLFLVRSEFMIYNSKDDSLRYTNVTNRESNHALKIYIESLVCPFSRDK